A part of Streptomyces sp. NBC_01210 genomic DNA contains:
- a CDS encoding bifunctional polysaccharide deacetylase/glycosyltransferase family 2 protein: MTRHALRRDPRAHWVLLILAMAVAATALIFSGYGRHEIAPTAAPAVRCPATAASEFADGPVLRQAPKSGEAAGARMPPGRVALTYDGGPDPAWTPHLLDQLKRYDAKATFFLTGTQAAAHPDLVRRIEDEGHEIGSHTYTDANLAGLSEPLFRLELALTQNVLAGTAGIGTHLLRLPHTADVATLCGDMGEAARRAMADGYVVVAADPPGRDAAQGAVRQFTGSTDAIAETERLLTATRGDRVTYTTVGAGLGLQGTTYGVSTSAEWRGAAVVRAQQASRALADGLTYSLLVGGVITVARLVMLFAVARVHVKRVRAKHSRRRGGPRFPPLTDPVSVIVPAYNEEAGIEATVRSLLASSHQAVQIIVVDDGSTDRTFEIAEAIDDRRVMVIRQTNSGKAAALNTGLARAHFGIVVMIDGDTVFDPDAVFNLIQPLADPRVGAVSGNTKVGNRQGILGRWQHLEYVIGFNLDRRMFDVMECMPTVPGAIGAFRRDALVGVGGVSEDTLAEDTDLTMALCRAGWRVVYEESAIAWTEAPSTVRQLWKQRYRWCYGTLQAMWKHRGALLERGAGGKLGRRGLTYLLLFQTVLPLVCPIADVLILYGLLFVGAGQAAAVWLAFASVQLFTAVYALRLDREKFEPLWTLPFQILVHQRLMYLVVIQSVVTALVGNRLRWQRMQRTGSATDTLEDRRGMNA, encoded by the coding sequence GTGACCCGGCACGCCCTGCGCAGGGACCCCCGCGCTCACTGGGTGCTGCTGATTCTCGCCATGGCTGTCGCCGCCACCGCCCTGATCTTCAGCGGCTACGGGCGGCACGAGATAGCCCCGACCGCCGCGCCCGCCGTCCGGTGCCCGGCCACCGCGGCGTCCGAGTTCGCCGACGGGCCCGTCCTGCGGCAGGCCCCGAAGAGCGGCGAGGCCGCCGGCGCCCGGATGCCTCCCGGCAGGGTCGCCCTCACCTACGACGGCGGCCCCGACCCGGCCTGGACCCCGCACCTGCTCGACCAGTTGAAGCGGTACGACGCCAAGGCCACCTTCTTCCTCACCGGCACCCAGGCCGCAGCCCACCCCGACCTCGTCCGCCGGATCGAGGACGAGGGCCACGAGATCGGCTCGCACACCTACACGGACGCCAATCTCGCCGGTCTCTCCGAGCCGCTCTTCCGTCTTGAGCTCGCCCTCACCCAGAACGTCCTGGCCGGCACCGCGGGCATCGGCACCCATCTGCTGCGCCTCCCGCACACCGCGGACGTCGCCACCCTCTGCGGCGACATGGGCGAGGCGGCGCGGCGCGCCATGGCCGACGGCTATGTCGTCGTCGCCGCCGACCCGCCCGGCCGGGACGCCGCACAGGGCGCCGTCCGGCAGTTCACCGGCTCGACCGATGCCATCGCCGAGACCGAGCGGCTGCTGACCGCCACCCGCGGCGACCGGGTCACGTACACGACCGTCGGGGCCGGTCTCGGACTTCAGGGCACCACCTACGGCGTCTCCACGTCCGCCGAGTGGAGGGGTGCCGCGGTCGTCCGCGCCCAACAGGCGTCCCGGGCACTCGCCGACGGCTTGACCTACTCCCTGCTCGTGGGCGGGGTGATCACCGTGGCCCGGCTGGTGATGCTGTTCGCCGTCGCCCGTGTGCATGTGAAGCGCGTACGGGCCAAGCACTCCCGGCGCCGCGGCGGCCCGCGCTTCCCGCCGCTCACCGACCCGGTCTCGGTGATCGTCCCCGCGTACAACGAGGAAGCGGGCATCGAGGCGACCGTGCGTTCGCTGCTCGCCTCCAGCCACCAGGCCGTCCAGATCATCGTCGTCGACGACGGTTCCACCGACCGGACCTTCGAGATCGCCGAGGCGATCGACGACCGCCGGGTCATGGTGATCCGCCAGACCAACTCCGGAAAGGCCGCCGCCCTCAACACCGGGCTCGCCCGGGCCCACTTCGGCATCGTCGTCATGATCGACGGTGACACGGTCTTCGACCCCGACGCGGTCTTCAACCTGATCCAGCCGCTCGCCGACCCGCGCGTCGGCGCGGTCAGCGGCAACACCAAGGTCGGCAATCGGCAGGGCATCCTCGGCCGCTGGCAGCACCTCGAGTACGTCATCGGTTTCAACCTCGACCGCCGCATGTTCGACGTCATGGAGTGCATGCCGACCGTTCCGGGCGCGATCGGGGCGTTCCGCCGTGACGCGCTCGTGGGGGTGGGCGGCGTCAGCGAGGACACCCTGGCCGAGGACACCGACCTCACCATGGCCCTGTGCCGGGCCGGCTGGCGCGTGGTCTACGAGGAGTCGGCCATCGCCTGGACCGAGGCCCCCTCGACGGTGCGGCAGTTGTGGAAGCAGCGCTACCGCTGGTGCTACGGCACGCTGCAGGCCATGTGGAAGCACCGCGGCGCGCTGCTGGAGCGGGGTGCCGGGGGCAAGCTCGGCCGCCGTGGTCTGACCTATCTGCTGCTGTTCCAGACGGTCCTGCCGCTGGTCTGCCCGATCGCCGATGTCCTCATCCTGTACGGACTGCTGTTCGTGGGCGCGGGTCAGGCGGCGGCGGTCTGGCTGGCCTTCGCCTCGGTCCAGCTTTTCACGGCGGTGTACGCGCTGCGTCTGGACCGGGAGAAGTTCGAGCCCCTGTGGACGCTGCCGTTTCAGATCCTTGTCCACCAGCGGCTGATGTACCTGGTCGTCATCCAGTCGGTGGTCACGGCCCTGGTGGGCAACCGCCTGCGGTGGCAGCGGATGCAGCGCACGGGCTCGGCGACGGACACCCTGGAGGACCGCCGCGGGATGAACGCCTGA
- a CDS encoding YihY/virulence factor BrkB family protein has product MDWLTRLPVIGPLAQRLIRTHAWRSYQRLERVRWTRLAAAITFFSFLALFPLITVAAAIGAALLSPEQLRTIEDKLAEKVPGISDQLDIGALVDNAGKVGLIAGALLLLTGIGWIGSMRECLRVVWDLDEEGGDNPFVRKGKDTVVLLGLGAVALASFAASSLGSSAVGWGGDRLGIERDGAGGVLLQIAALAVAVLADFLTLLYLLTLLPGVQPPRRRLIVAALLGAAGLELLKVLLSGYISGVAAKSMYGAFGVPVALLLWINLTAKLLLYCAAWTATPSAGEAEAPQDTPQPRDRAQTSKSEVVGRMKRVKIDGSLAQERPERVDRRS; this is encoded by the coding sequence ATGGACTGGCTCACCCGGCTCCCCGTCATCGGCCCTCTCGCGCAGCGGCTGATACGGACCCACGCGTGGCGCTCGTACCAACGGCTGGAACGGGTGCGCTGGACCCGGCTCGCGGCGGCCATCACCTTCTTCAGCTTTCTCGCGCTCTTCCCGCTGATCACGGTCGCCGCGGCGATCGGTGCGGCGCTGCTCAGCCCGGAGCAGCTGCGCACTATCGAGGACAAGCTCGCCGAGAAGGTGCCCGGGATTTCCGACCAGCTCGACATCGGGGCCCTCGTCGACAACGCCGGGAAGGTCGGGCTGATCGCCGGTGCGCTGCTGCTACTCACCGGCATCGGCTGGATCGGATCAATGCGGGAGTGCCTGCGCGTCGTCTGGGACCTCGACGAGGAGGGCGGGGACAACCCGTTCGTGCGCAAGGGCAAGGACACTGTCGTCCTACTCGGGCTCGGCGCGGTCGCGCTGGCGTCGTTCGCCGCCTCGTCGCTCGGCTCCAGTGCCGTCGGCTGGGGCGGGGACCGGCTGGGCATCGAACGGGACGGGGCGGGCGGCGTCCTGCTGCAGATCGCCGCCCTCGCCGTCGCGGTGCTCGCCGACTTCCTGACGCTTCTCTACCTACTGACGCTGCTGCCCGGGGTGCAACCGCCGCGCCGCAGGCTGATCGTGGCGGCTCTGCTCGGCGCCGCCGGCCTCGAGCTGCTGAAGGTGCTGCTCAGCGGCTACATCTCGGGCGTCGCCGCGAAGTCGATGTACGGGGCGTTCGGCGTGCCGGTCGCGCTGCTGCTGTGGATCAACCTCACGGCCAAACTGCTGCTGTACTGCGCCGCCTGGACCGCGACGCCGTCGGCGGGCGAGGCCGAAGCGCCGCAGGATACGCCCCAGCCACGGGACAGGGCGCAGACGAGTAAGTCCGAAGTCGTCGGGCGTATGAAGCGAGTGAAGATCGATGGCTCTCTGGCACAGGAACGCCCCGAGCGGGTCGACCGCCGAAGCTGA